gtttttcctttgtttttctcttttttttgttttctctttgaCTTTGATggtttttatttttcatttttttagaTTCGTGATTTTCTTCAAACTTATTTTTTTAATTCGTGAAGTTTACCCAAATCCGTGAATGTATTTTAAATATCATGACCTTTTTAGAAAGTCGCACATAAAattcaaattcatgaacaatttagtattcatgatttttttaaatacaagaaatttcttaaattcatgaacatttttcgaaATCTGAGAATATTTTTCATATTGATGACATTTTTCTAAACCAGAGAACATTTTTGAAATTTTGGAGCaatttttgaaattcatgaacaaTTTTCGGATTGGAGACCATCTTTAAGTCTGGGAAGAATATTTGGAACTAGCAGGCATTTCTTTTGAATTTTGAAATTTTTATAAAATTTTCAAATATATTGTttgaattcacaaacatttttaaaattcaaACAATTTTCATTTTTTCGAAAATCCGGGAACACTTCTCAAATTCATTAACATTTTTTGGAACTGTTAATATTGTTTTTGAAATTTAGAAAAAAATTCTAATCCATGAACGTTTATTAAAATCcaagaatttttttaaaatttgtaAATATTTTTTGGAATCTAAAAAGATTTTTCAAATTCACAGTTATTTTCTGAAATCCTGGAACATATTTTTCAAACTCGTGAACCATTTTTGTATCCATGAAGATATATTGATATTCGGACCACTTTCTGAATTCATGTATGTGTTTTAAATCCAAGAAtattttcaaattcgtgaacattttgaAATCTGataatattttttgaaattcagAACATATTTTCAAATGACTGAACTTTTAAAATTTCGTTTTTTTAACCCTGAACATTTTTTGTCGAATTTGTGGTTCGTGAACATTTCTCAAAATTTGAAAAAGAAGAAGTAAAACAAGGGCCGCGTCTCCCGCATATGGGCTGGCCCAAAGCGCGCGGAGGGGTGCGCGTTTCCTCGCTTTTCCCCGCGTAGGTCTCCAGCCCTAATCCCCTCCCCTCTCCCCCGTCGCAGTCTTCCCCCTACCCCGCCGCCTCATTGATTTCCCCTCCACCGcccgcccccgccgccgtcgcgtAACCCAACAACGCCGGGGCAAGAGAAGGAGCAGCTATCCAAGCTTACAAGGGCTCGGAGAGCGATGTCGTCGTCGGCGGCAGCGCCGATCGGCCTGTCGTGGGCGCCCCAGCTGCCTTCCctggcggcggccggcggcagcAGCAAGAAGGGCTCGGCGCCGACCCCGAGCATTGACGCGCAGGAGTCCCTCTGGAAGCCCAGCAACGAGCTCGTGGACGGGCTCTACGTGCCCCCGAGGGACCCCAGGAAGGTCAACAAGATGGCAAGGAAGAACGTCAAGGACACCACCGGCAAGGGCTGGTGAGTTGAGCCCCGCTTATGAATTGGAAAATTTTCTACTGGGGTCTTGGATGGGTGGGTGCTTATTATGATCTGTTGCGTCGTTTTCCAGGTTTGACATGCCGGCGCCGAGCATCACTCCCGAGTTGAAGAAAGACCTTGAGATTTTGCAGGTATGGTGTTACACTTAGGTGCGCTGTTGTCAGTAGTAGAATTCAGTGTGGGGCTCCATTATGTAACTTGGGAAAACAGAAAAGCGCCTGTTTAATTTAGCATTTAGGAAGGTGATCCTGAATTCCTGACGGGCAAGCATCAGTCATTTGATAAGTGTGTAGTAGTGCTTGAGGGAATGTGGAGCATCTGCTTGTCTGTTATTTAGGATAGCT
The sequence above is a segment of the Aegilops tauschii subsp. strangulata cultivar AL8/78 chromosome 6, Aet v6.0, whole genome shotgun sequence genome. Coding sequences within it:
- the LOC109736460 gene encoding rRNA-processing protein fcf2 — protein: MSSSAAAPIGLSWAPQLPSLAAAGGSSKKGSAPTPSIDAQESLWKPSNELVDGLYVPPRDPRKVNKMARKNVKDTTGKGWFDMPAPSITPELKKDLEILQLRHVMDPKRHFKRSGKSKALPKYFQVGTVIEPASEFYSSRLTKHERKQTLVDELLSDQKLKNYRMRKVREIQVARTPGGNQKWKNKGKQTFKRAKDRRK